Proteins encoded by one window of Vigna radiata var. radiata cultivar VC1973A chromosome 5, Vradiata_ver6, whole genome shotgun sequence:
- the LOC106759842 gene encoding probable protein arginine N-methyltransferase 3, giving the protein MASIDKQKREEKEPYRMEEEEEDEDSEDEEAWDDWEGERESEFACLFCDSQYSSCSSLFDHCASLHHFDFHAIRAILKLDFYASFKLINFVRSQVSENKCWSCGLTCQCKRDLQNHLHDVVDFNEIKTLWNDDRYLIPFMQDDSLLYSFGECDEEGEDEQITPIDEDLIKDLMNIDERISYDHDSVEKVLVDDGKRDASFSIDHLNRDSSSKRELINGKDSVGHALCSDKDPRKGPLIANSQNHIAKHIKKVNESYFGSYSSFGIHREMLSDKVRMDAYGQAILKNPSLLNGAVVMDVGCGTGILSLFSAQAGASRVIAVEASAKMAAVASQVAKDNGLWWNKSQSGIDGLPKRVIEVVHGMVEEIDKTVELQPHSVDVLLSEWMGYCLLYESMLGSVLYARDRWLKPGGAILPDTATIFVAGFGKGATSLPFWDNVCGFDMSCIGKELVMDAAQIPIVDVLDSQDLVTSSAILQSFDLATMKPNEVDFTATATLELKPSASATWCWCYGVVLWFETGFTRRFCRETPAVLSTSPYTPRTHWSQTILTFREPIAIGFGKEQRGKLEAIGTEVHPAVNIDLRISIVRSTEHRSIDISLEATGVSPDGQKRSWPAQLFNLQ; this is encoded by the exons ATGGCATCCATCGATAagcaaaagagagaagaaaaggaaccGTAcagaatggaagaagaagaagaagacgaagatAGCGAAGATGAAGAAGCATGGGACGATTGGGAAGGAGAGCGAGAATCGGAATTCGCGTGTCTCTTCTGTGACTCCCAGTACAGTTCGTGCAGTTCCTTGTTCGATCATTGCGCCTCCCTTCACCATTTCGATTTCCACGCGATTAGAGCAATTCTTAAACTGGATTTCTATGCTTCCTTCAAGCTCATCAACTTCGTTCGCTCTCAG GTGTCAGAGAACAAATGTTGGAGTTGTGGATTAACATGCCAGTGCAAGCGTGACTTGCAGAATCATTTGCATGATGTGGTTGACTTTAATGAGATAAAGACTCTATGGAATGATGATAGATATCTAATACCTTTCATGCAAGATGATTCTCTGCTGTACAGTTTTGGGGAATGTGACGAAGAAGGTGAAGATGAGCAAATTACACCAATTGATGAAGATCTTATAAAGGATTTGATGAACATTGACGAGAGAATCTCTTACGATCATGATTCTGTGGAAAAGGTGCTAGTTGATGATGGAAAACGTGATGCTTCTTTTTCTATTGATCATTTGAATAGGGATAGTTCTTCAAAAAGGGAGCTTATTAATGGTAAAGACTCAGTGGGACATGCTTTGTGCAGTGATAAGGATCCGAGAAAGGGACCTTTAATTGCTAATTCTCAAAATCACATTGCAAAACATATTAAGAAGGTCAATGAAAGTTATTTTGGGTCATACAGTTCATTTGGTATCCATCGAGAGATGTTAAGTGATAAG GTGAGAATGGATGCTTATGGTCAAGCAATTTTGAAGAATCCTTCCCTACTAAACGGGGCTGTGGTTATGGATGTTGGTTGTGGAACTGGAATCCTCAG CCTATTTTCGGCACAAGCTGGAGCTTCCAGGGTTATTGCTGTTGAGGCTAGTGCCAAGATGGCAGCAGTGGCATCTCAG gttGCAAAGGATAACGGTCTTTGGTGGAATAAAAGCCAAAGTGGAATTGATGGTCTCCCGAAGCGAGTCATAGAAGTGGTTCATGGTATGGTTGAAGAGATTGATAAAACAGTTGAACTTCAACCTCATAGTGTTGATGTATTGCTAAGTGAATGGATGGGATATTGCTTACTGTATGAATCCATGCTTGGTTCAGTGCTTTATGCACGGGACCGGTGGTTGAAGCCTGGTGGTGCCATTCTTCCGGATACAGCAACTATT TTTGTTGCAGGATTTGGAAAAGGAGCAACAAGTCTTCCATTTTGGGATAATGTGTGTGGTTTTGACATGTCTTGCATTGGGAAGGAGCTTGTCATGGATGCTGCCCAAATTCCTATAGTTGATGTTCTGGACTCACAAGATTTAGTTACCAGTTCTGCGATTCTACAG TCTTTTGACTTGGCAACCATGAAGCCCAATGAAGTCGATTTCACTGCGACTGCTACATTGGAATTGAAACCAAGTGCTTCAGCAACATGGTGCTGGTGCTATGGTGTTGTCCTATGGTTTGAAACTGGTTTTACAAGGAGATTCTGCCGAGAAACACCAGCTGTGTTATCCACATCCCCTTATACCCCAAGAACGCATTGGTCACAAACAATCTTAACCTTTCGAGAACCTATTGCAATAGGGTTTGGAAAAGAACAGAGGGGTAAACTGGAAGCAATTGGCACTGAGGTGCATCCTGCTGTAAATATCGATTTACGCATCAGCATTGTCCGATCTACAGAGCATCGCAGCATTGACATTTCCTTAGAAGCTACTGGTGTTAGTCCTGATGGTCAGAAACGTAGTTGGCCTGCTCAACTTTTCAATCTGCAGTAG
- the LOC106761778 gene encoding sigma factor binding protein 1, chloroplastic, translated as MLGLDNKHGVMMKRKGKSKRGEKKDVKVTYISSPMKVKTSASNFRALVQELTGQFSNVAEMFVEADYSYDYDHGLLHDANLKSTNIQQWSETYSHHDSNSWFNHSTSFMEPLNGQLQCEFFNFDMI; from the coding sequence ATGCTTGGACTTGACAACAAGCATGGTGTGATGATGAAGAGAAAAGGGAAGAGCAAAAGGGGTGAGAAGAAGGATGTTAAAGTGACATATATCTCAAGCCCTATGAAGGTGAAGACTAGTGCTTCAAACTTCAGAGCCCTTGTGCAAGAACTCACAGGCCAATTCTCCAATGTTGCTGAAATGTTTGTGGAAGCTGATTATTCTTACGATTATGATCATGGTCTTCTTCATGATGCTAATCTTAAGAGCACAAACATTCAACAATGGAGTGAAACCTATTCTCACCATGACTCTAATTCTTGGTTCAATCATTCTACCTCTTTCATGGAACCACTAAATGGACAACTTCAATGTGAATTCTTCAACTTTGATATGATTTAG
- the LOC106762739 gene encoding uncharacterized protein LOC106762739 — translation MNFAASFCRRLNVKELVTNIPVYRSTSDVSGEGLSMVFRRWATKKTAGSTKNGRDSKPKNLGVKKFGGERVIPGNIIVRQRGTRFHPGNYVGLGKDHTLFALKEGLVKFERNKLTGRKWVHVEPKEGHVLHPLYANASASEAKVAV, via the exons ATGAATTTTGCAGCATCATTTTGCAGAAGATTGAATGTCAAGGAACTTGTGACAAATATTCCTGTATATAGAAGCACCAGTG ATGTATCTGGAGAAGGTTTGAGTATGGTGTTCAGGCGCTGGGCTACCAAAAAGACTGCTGGTTCTACCAAGAATGGACGGGATTCAAAACCCAAGAACCTTGGAGTGAAGAAATTCGGTGGGGAG AGGGTGATACCTGGAAATATCATTGTTCGACAACGTGGCACTCGTTTCCATCCAGGAAACTATGTTGGACTTGGGAAGGATCATACTCTGTTTGCATTGAAAGAGGGATTGGTGAAGTTTGAACGGAACAAGCTGACTGGTCGCAAATGGGTGCATGTTGAGCCTAAGGAAGGCCATGTTCTCCACCCTTTGTATGCAAATGCCTCGGCTTCTGAAGCAAAGGTTGCTGTGTAA